A genome region from Paenibacillus pabuli includes the following:
- a CDS encoding glycoside hydrolase family 1 protein, which translates to MTTAKKGFPENFLWGGATAANQLEGAFDKDGKGLSTADMIAHVPKEKRTGGHAMEISSSRIEEILSGKIEERFPKRFGIDFYHRFKEDIALFAEMGFKVFRLSIHWARIFPNGYDQEPNEAGLKFYDEVFDELLKYGIEPLVTLSHYETPLGLTQKYNGWAGREVIGHYVRYAETVFNRYKNKVKYWLTFNEINVMLFSPYTGGGILIDKVDNKLQTTYQALHHQFVASAMVTKLAHEIIPGSQVGCMLARMETYPATCNPVDVRLAQHENQINLFFTDMHARGKYPNYMARYFEENNIVIQKEAGDDEILLNNTVDFISFSYYMSVTKSASAGLEETAGNLTGGVKNPYLEASDWGWEIDPIGLRITLNNFWDRYQKPLFIVENGLGAYDKVEEDGSIHDSYRVDYLKKHIEQMKEAIKDGVDLIGFTAWGPIDLVSMSTSEMSKRYGFIYVDLDDEGNGTLERSKKDSFDWYKNVIASNGEQL; encoded by the coding sequence ATGACCACGGCAAAAAAAGGATTTCCCGAAAACTTCCTGTGGGGCGGCGCTACAGCTGCCAATCAATTGGAGGGTGCATTCGATAAGGACGGCAAAGGACTTTCCACAGCAGATATGATTGCCCATGTTCCCAAAGAGAAGCGTACTGGCGGACATGCCATGGAAATCTCCTCTTCCCGAATCGAAGAGATTCTGTCAGGCAAAATTGAAGAGCGTTTCCCGAAACGCTTTGGTATCGATTTCTATCATCGTTTCAAGGAAGATATCGCCTTGTTTGCCGAAATGGGCTTCAAAGTATTCCGTTTGTCCATTCACTGGGCTCGCATTTTCCCGAATGGTTACGATCAGGAGCCGAACGAAGCAGGTCTGAAATTCTATGACGAAGTTTTCGACGAACTCTTGAAATACGGCATTGAGCCGCTGGTTACCCTGTCTCACTACGAAACTCCGCTCGGTCTGACACAGAAGTACAATGGTTGGGCTGGCCGTGAAGTCATTGGGCACTACGTAAGATATGCAGAAACCGTATTTAACCGTTATAAAAACAAAGTAAAATACTGGCTGACTTTCAATGAAATCAACGTCATGCTGTTTAGCCCATACACTGGCGGCGGCATTCTGATCGATAAAGTAGACAACAAACTGCAAACGACTTATCAAGCACTGCATCACCAATTCGTAGCAAGTGCCATGGTAACGAAACTTGCACATGAGATCATCCCTGGTTCCCAAGTGGGCTGTATGCTCGCTCGCATGGAGACGTATCCTGCGACTTGTAACCCGGTAGATGTGCGTCTGGCTCAACACGAGAATCAGATCAACCTCTTCTTCACGGATATGCACGCTCGTGGTAAATACCCGAACTACATGGCTCGTTATTTTGAAGAGAACAACATCGTGATTCAAAAAGAAGCTGGCGATGATGAAATTTTGCTGAACAACACCGTGGATTTCATCTCCTTCAGCTACTACATGTCCGTAACCAAATCAGCTTCTGCTGGCCTCGAAGAAACAGCAGGTAACTTGACTGGTGGCGTGAAAAACCCATATTTGGAAGCTTCCGACTGGGGTTGGGAGATCGATCCAATCGGTCTGCGTATAACGCTGAACAACTTCTGGGATCGTTACCAAAAACCGTTGTTCATCGTTGAAAATGGACTTGGAGCTTATGACAAGGTAGAAGAAGACGGTTCGATTCATGACTCCTATCGTGTGGATTATCTGAAGAAACACATTGAGCAAATGAAGGAAGCCATCAAGGATGGCGTGGATCTGATCGGATTTACGGCATGGGGTCCAATTGACCTCGTGAGCATGTCCACTTCCGAAATGTCCAAACGTTACGGCTTCATCTACGTAGATCTGGACGACGAAGGTAACGGAACACTTGAACGTTCCAAAAAGGATTCCTTTGACTGGTACAAAAACGTGATTGCAAGCAATGGTGAACAGCTGTAA
- a CDS encoding ABC transporter permease, with product MSRLAQNLSFIYGKMLLHPSYRYVLFILGLPLNLIVLLMWQSGRQKDGWQTAQRAVEQEMLSSSYRDKLRTIVEEQLRRKHHFFQQQVSEPEFKRQAEEWLEETYQKELNERTSRRLQEHGAQRLTMADTFRTLLEKPWFFALSIIPGCLMYVILLIYGNPYLKYIFERILMTMFVILGVATLVFTILYLSPFNPAANILGETATQEQIAAFNHVYGLDQPYLVQLWNNIKGIALFDLGKSFSGNEDVTATIARKFPITLTLAVISLLLALVIALPIGIISAIKPNSLFDYTFMFIALIGLSIPNFWQGLIFILNFSIKMQWLPATFNPQNWLSIIMPTIVLGTGLTAAVARMTRSSTLEVIHEDYVMTARAKGLSERSVLLKHAVRNALIPIVTVVGLQFGGMLGGAAVTEKVFNISGLGSYIVDKQFIPDIPSIMGGVVYTAITISIINVIVDLLYAFIDPRVRSKMKQY from the coding sequence ATGTCACGGCTTGCACAGAATCTGAGTTTTATTTATGGCAAAATGCTGCTTCATCCCTCCTACCGATATGTGTTGTTTATTCTGGGGCTGCCACTCAATCTGATTGTGCTTCTGATGTGGCAATCAGGACGCCAAAAGGATGGATGGCAAACGGCTCAGCGAGCTGTAGAACAGGAGATGCTCTCTTCTTCTTACCGGGATAAGCTTCGAACAATAGTAGAAGAACAGCTGAGGCGCAAACACCATTTCTTCCAGCAGCAGGTCAGTGAACCTGAATTCAAACGTCAGGCAGAGGAGTGGTTGGAGGAAACGTATCAAAAAGAGTTAAATGAACGAACGTCACGAAGGCTGCAGGAACATGGAGCGCAGCGCCTGACCATGGCTGACACGTTCCGTACATTGCTGGAAAAACCCTGGTTTTTTGCCCTATCTATCATTCCAGGCTGTCTGATGTACGTCATTCTATTGATCTATGGCAATCCTTATCTAAAGTACATATTCGAAAGAATACTGATGACGATGTTCGTCATTTTGGGCGTGGCTACCCTCGTATTTACCATCTTATATCTGTCTCCGTTCAATCCGGCAGCCAACATTCTCGGAGAGACGGCGACACAGGAGCAGATTGCAGCCTTTAATCATGTATACGGTCTGGATCAGCCCTATCTCGTTCAGCTGTGGAACAATATTAAGGGAATTGCGCTGTTTGATCTTGGCAAGTCTTTCTCGGGAAATGAGGATGTGACAGCGACCATTGCCAGAAAGTTTCCGATTACACTGACACTCGCAGTTATTTCTCTACTGCTTGCCCTTGTCATCGCACTTCCAATCGGGATCATCTCGGCGATCAAGCCCAACTCACTGTTTGATTACACATTTATGTTTATTGCTCTAATCGGACTGTCGATCCCGAACTTCTGGCAGGGACTGATCTTCATCCTGAACTTTTCGATTAAAATGCAGTGGCTACCCGCAACATTCAATCCCCAGAACTGGCTGTCCATCATTATGCCAACTATCGTTCTGGGAACCGGATTAACGGCTGCGGTGGCCCGGATGACCCGTTCTTCCACTTTGGAAGTCATTCACGAAGATTACGTGATGACAGCTCGCGCCAAAGGATTAAGCGAACGGAGTGTTCTGCTAAAACATGCGGTACGCAATGCCTTGATTCCAATCGTAACGGTCGTTGGTTTGCAATTCGGAGGTATGCTCGGCGGAGCGGCCGTAACGGAGAAAGTGTTCAATATTAGCGGACTCGGCAGTTACATTGTGGATAAACAATTTATTCCCGATATTCCGAGTATCATGGGCGGAGTAGTATACACTGCGATTACCATTTCCATCATTAACGTGATTGTAGACCTGTTGTACGCATTTATCGATCCAAGAGTACGTTCTAAGATGAAACAATATTAA
- a CDS encoding ABC transporter ATP-binding protein: MQPLLKVSNLSVSFHSGESEFQAVRDISFEVRKGETLGIVGESGSGKSVTARSIMRLLASPPSQMKQGEILFRGVNLATKTQKEMESIRGRDIGMIFQDPMSSLNPTIKVGKQISESLIKHQKLSRREAKKQAIAMLELVGISRSEVRYNQYPHEFSGGMRQRVMIAIALACRPELLIADEPTTALDVTIQAQILNLMKDMQERLGTSIILITHDLGVVAGMCDRVVVMKEGQIVESGTTAEIFASPKHEYTSRLLNALPRLDEKKKPKPVSLFPKDLKDNQPLLEVKSLRQHFNLGKGNTLKAVNDISFYIRQGETLGVVGESGSGKSTTGRAILRLHEPTGGDVLFKGVPLNRLSASEMKTMRRHMQIIFQDPYASLNPKLRIMDIIGEALDIHQLTKTTAEREKRVEELLEMVGLDPSHALRYPHEFSGGQRQRIGIARALAVEPEFIVCDEPLSALDVSIQAQIVQLLEELQQRLGLTYLFIAHDLSMVKHISDRVAVMYNGKIVELAESEELYSNPQHAYTKSLLSAIPVPDPAVEAKKKRIVSEESSREQLADRYNLEQSKWVEVTEGHWVAVSS, from the coding sequence ATGCAGCCTTTACTGAAAGTAAGTAATTTGTCCGTTTCATTTCATTCCGGTGAGAGTGAGTTTCAGGCGGTACGGGATATCAGCTTCGAGGTTCGGAAAGGGGAGACGCTTGGGATTGTTGGAGAGTCGGGAAGTGGCAAAAGCGTAACAGCCCGTTCCATTATGAGGCTGCTCGCCTCCCCTCCATCACAGATGAAGCAGGGTGAGATCTTGTTCCGTGGAGTCAACCTGGCGACCAAAACGCAAAAGGAGATGGAAAGCATTCGCGGCCGTGACATCGGCATGATTTTTCAGGATCCCATGAGTTCGCTTAATCCGACCATTAAAGTTGGAAAACAAATCTCCGAGAGCCTGATCAAGCATCAGAAGTTGTCCCGCAGGGAAGCGAAGAAGCAAGCCATCGCCATGCTCGAACTGGTCGGCATATCACGGAGTGAGGTGCGCTACAATCAGTACCCGCACGAGTTCTCGGGAGGCATGCGTCAGCGGGTCATGATTGCCATTGCACTTGCTTGCCGGCCTGAGCTGCTTATTGCCGATGAACCGACGACTGCACTCGATGTGACTATTCAGGCGCAAATCCTCAATCTGATGAAAGATATGCAGGAACGGCTGGGCACATCCATTATACTGATTACACATGATCTGGGGGTCGTGGCCGGAATGTGTGACCGCGTCGTGGTCATGAAAGAGGGACAGATTGTAGAGTCCGGGACAACGGCCGAGATCTTCGCGAGTCCGAAACACGAATATACGTCCAGATTATTGAATGCCTTGCCGCGGCTGGATGAGAAGAAGAAACCCAAACCGGTTTCGCTGTTCCCTAAGGATCTAAAGGATAACCAGCCTCTGCTTGAGGTGAAATCCCTGCGGCAGCATTTTAATCTTGGCAAAGGCAATACACTGAAGGCAGTGAATGATATCAGCTTTTATATCCGCCAAGGCGAGACACTGGGGGTCGTAGGAGAGTCTGGCAGCGGCAAATCCACGACGGGACGTGCCATCTTGAGACTGCATGAACCGACAGGTGGAGATGTATTGTTCAAAGGTGTTCCACTGAACCGGTTGTCTGCCTCGGAAATGAAAACGATGAGACGGCATATGCAGATCATTTTCCAGGACCCCTATGCCTCATTGAATCCGAAATTAAGAATTATGGACATTATCGGTGAAGCTCTTGATATTCACCAGCTGACCAAGACAACAGCGGAGAGAGAGAAGCGGGTGGAAGAGCTGCTGGAGATGGTGGGGCTTGATCCATCCCATGCACTGCGGTATCCTCATGAATTCTCTGGCGGTCAGAGACAGAGGATCGGTATTGCGCGGGCACTCGCTGTAGAACCTGAGTTTATTGTGTGCGATGAGCCGCTATCTGCGCTTGATGTGTCCATACAGGCGCAGATCGTGCAGCTGTTGGAGGAATTGCAGCAGCGACTTGGTTTGACTTACCTGTTTATTGCACACGACTTGTCCATGGTCAAACATATCAGTGACCGTGTGGCCGTGATGTATAACGGCAAAATCGTAGAGCTTGCCGAGAGTGAAGAGCTCTATTCCAACCCTCAGCATGCGTATACGAAGTCGCTTCTCTCAGCAATTCCCGTTCCTGATCCGGCAGTGGAAGCGAAGAAAAAACGGATTGTATCAGAAGAAAGCAGCAGGGAGCAGCTTGCGGATCGTTACAATCTGGAGCAGTCCAAGTGGGTCGAGGTTACGGAAGGGCACTGGGTGGCTGTTTCTAGTTAG
- a CDS encoding suppressor of fused domain protein, giving the protein MTDEASTAGWDAIDTAFNELYGEQEPKHYGTAIPYTLGGPDPLDGISAYKVEHPTPHWHFVTYGFSELYDKETDDPEHSGYGFELTFRLTRMEDEDEPPAWALNLLQNMGRYVFNSGNVFHAGDYLDANGPICLGSDTLLTALSFIEDPDLKQLSTPNGTVEFIQMVGITGREMETMQTWNTRGFLKACETFMPKYVTDLMRTSYVDIPSVEQAVQRGIELEGSSTAFLFIQQLAWTPSRKRLLQKNVPAELQLGAKQAVLIGKILRSRIAKGAPLSLIGSGVNITFEAGANASFHEEETKITVTVNEQAVNELAAQLKPSEMTFEIPSLPGLLIRIARTEITDQEGHVVETIG; this is encoded by the coding sequence ATGACTGATGAAGCAAGCACAGCCGGCTGGGATGCCATTGATACAGCATTTAATGAACTTTACGGGGAGCAGGAACCCAAACATTATGGCACCGCCATCCCTTATACACTCGGAGGACCTGACCCTCTGGATGGAATCAGTGCCTATAAAGTGGAACATCCAACGCCTCATTGGCATTTTGTTACATATGGATTCTCAGAGTTGTATGACAAAGAAACCGATGATCCGGAGCACAGTGGATATGGATTCGAACTGACATTTCGGCTTACCCGAATGGAGGATGAAGACGAACCACCCGCCTGGGCGCTTAACTTGCTGCAGAATATGGGACGGTATGTCTTCAATAGCGGTAACGTATTCCACGCAGGAGACTACCTGGATGCCAATGGACCGATCTGTCTGGGCTCGGATACCTTGCTGACCGCCCTTTCCTTCATTGAAGACCCGGATCTGAAGCAGCTGTCCACCCCCAACGGCACAGTGGAGTTCATTCAAATGGTTGGTATTACCGGACGAGAAATGGAAACCATGCAGACGTGGAATACACGTGGATTCCTCAAGGCGTGCGAAACATTCATGCCCAAGTATGTTACGGATCTCATGCGTACCTCTTATGTGGATATCCCGTCGGTGGAGCAGGCTGTCCAGCGTGGAATTGAGCTTGAAGGCTCCAGCACGGCATTTTTGTTCATACAACAACTGGCTTGGACGCCCTCCCGCAAAAGATTGCTGCAAAAAAACGTGCCCGCCGAGCTCCAGCTTGGCGCCAAACAGGCTGTACTGATTGGGAAAATACTGCGCAGCCGTATTGCAAAAGGCGCTCCGCTATCACTCATCGGTTCAGGTGTAAACATCACCTTCGAGGCTGGGGCAAACGCTTCTTTTCATGAGGAAGAAACTAAAATCACCGTAACCGTGAATGAACAGGCAGTAAACGAGCTAGCAGCTCAGCTCAAACCTTCGGAAATGACATTCGAGATACCTTCCCTTCCCGGCTTGCTTATCCGAATAGCCCGAACTGAAATTACCGACCAGGAAGGTCACGTCGTAGAAACGATCGGTTAA
- a CDS encoding LuxR C-terminal-related transcriptional regulator — protein MSVRTSALLEHWSDISAPRSGTSHIKYISRTGLERLRKINHFLIGAFQRSLSDIRENLSSTYLFLLTDADGVLLAMDYSHDLEDEVKQSPIRPGMVFTAQSCGINAISATMEKNEPVLLPPEQHESPLFQRWHCYATPLSVGLNHSGYLDVSTINADMQSELIAIAKLIPAHMQNSYQSLLSAAPPEKPSLEFTERQLTILEMISKGLTVKAIALKLKIKECTVNHHKKVIFNKLGVQSSTEAVSIASRLSYL, from the coding sequence ATGTCTGTCCGTACATCTGCCTTGCTGGAACATTGGTCTGACATCAGTGCGCCAAGATCCGGCACGTCTCATATTAAATATATTTCCAGGACCGGACTGGAAAGGTTGCGCAAAATCAATCATTTTCTAATCGGTGCCTTCCAGCGCAGTCTCTCGGATATCCGGGAGAATCTGTCCAGCACCTATCTGTTTCTGCTCACGGACGCGGATGGTGTTCTGCTTGCCATGGATTACAGTCATGATCTGGAGGATGAAGTGAAGCAGTCACCGATTCGTCCAGGCATGGTTTTCACTGCACAGAGCTGCGGAATCAACGCCATATCGGCCACGATGGAAAAGAACGAACCGGTATTGCTGCCCCCGGAGCAGCATGAGAGCCCGCTGTTTCAGCGATGGCACTGTTACGCCACGCCTCTGTCCGTAGGACTCAACCATTCCGGTTATCTGGATGTGTCCACCATTAACGCAGATATGCAAAGTGAATTAATCGCCATTGCCAAGCTCATTCCTGCCCATATGCAGAACAGTTACCAGAGCCTGCTGTCGGCTGCTCCCCCGGAGAAACCCTCCCTGGAGTTCACCGAGCGTCAGTTAACCATCCTCGAGATGATCTCGAAAGGGTTAACCGTTAAGGCCATTGCTTTGAAACTAAAAATCAAGGAATGCACCGTGAATCACCACAAAAAAGTGATCTTCAACAAATTAGGTGTGCAATCCAGCACGGAAGCTGTTTCAATTGCGAGTCGATTGTCTTATTTATAG